The segment cacagagGCAGCCCGCTGTTACCACATGTCGTCTTTCGTGGAGACCAAAGCTTTGGAGCATCTCACAAAGTCACCAGTGGAGTTTGTGGAGTATCCTTGGCAACAGTTGCCACAGTTACTCCATACCTTGGCAACTGCTTCTGTACTTTTCCCTATTTATTCCTCTTTTCATGCTTTTTATATAAACCGtcaaaaatctgaattttttcTGAGAAGTTTAATTATACCAGTGTGTATCAGTGTAATAATACTTACATAATACTTACGTAATAAGTGGataaacaagcttttttttttttccatacacTTATATGTTACTGGATTTGTACATGTACAATGGGACACTGTCTCCCTGTATGTTTGactgtaaaatatgaaaattaTAATATTTGAAAATTTTGTCCTTGACCTCACGTTAACCAGATATAATAAATCCCAGCTGAGTCGCATCTACCCAAAAGGAACAAGAGTTGACTCGTCCAACTTTATGCCTCAGCTCTTCTGGAATGCTGGATGTCAACTGGTGGCTCTCAACTACCAAACCATTGGTAAAATATTCTGGATTCAGGAGCCTTTTTTTACTCTACTTAATTTGTCAGTATTAGCAGTTGATGAAGACATACGGCTGGTGTCATTAAACCCAAAAATGCaagtatatattttatgttcagCCTTGTGCTTTCAGATCAGCGGTagaccatatatatatagaccCGATATAGACCATATATTTCCTGTATTATTATGGAGAACCAGACTTTGTCACCTCCTGTAGCAAATCTGCCCCAAGACATGAAACTAAACACAGAGCCGTTCAGAGAGCGCGGCAGGGCgctggttaaataaagataGACAATAAATGCAAACAAGCAGTAAACTATTTTAGTTTCACTAGTTTCATGACCTTTTATTATCCATTAAGCATATTGGTGATGGAgtcaaacagaaaatgacatgttatCCGCATTAGCTCATCTGGTAAGGAGTTACACTTTGAAACCAGAGACTTGTGTTTCAAACTCAGCTGTAACAGCCCCCGGaaatctttgtttaaaaaagtttGGACTAGTGGGAGGAGCTCAAGACACAGAACCTTGATGCCAATTACTTGCTTAGTGTAATTTCCTTTCGCTGGTATTGAATTTTATGCTTCTCCAAGCCAGTTCATCACCAGGTCACTTCACTTTACCTTTAGAAACCATGGAAACTGCAGCTCAACGGCCTTTTATCTCATTCATAAATGAGAGTAACATAAGCTTCCCGTTCCAGATTTATCCACGCAGCTGAATCTCTTCGTGTTTGAGTACAACGGTCGCAGCGGCTACAGACTGAAGCCAGAGTTCATGAGACGGCCAGACAAGCACTTTGACCCCTTCACTGAGAACACAGTGGACGGCATCGTGGCAAACACGCTCTCCGTGAAGGTGCGACCTGCTGTAGTTTCCCGTTGTTGTGTACCCTCTTTGtatgtgtgaacacagcagccATTATGACAGgtcacaggtgtaaatgatCAGTCTCACTGATTTACATGAACTCAACCAAAACCTGTGCTTTCTCCTGCAAAGACATGTCCAAATGGTTACTGTGGAAATGACCTACTGCTTTATATACTGTTATAATGCAGTACATGtgtctttttctcattttctggCTGTTTTATTGGTCTCTGCATGTCGCAGGTGATTTCAGGCCAGTTCCTGACTGAGCGGCGGGTGGGCGTGTACGTGGAGGTGGAGATGTTTGGACTTCCTGTGGACACCAGGAGGAAAGCGCTGAAGACCAAGACCTCTCACAACAACAACGCCATCAACCCAGTGTGGGACGAAGAGCCAATCGTCTTCAAAAAGGTGACACAGTAACAGAGGAATACGAGGGAACATGAGCAGAGCAGAGTCCAGTTTCACACTAATGATGTCCCATCACCTGTCAACAGGTGATTCTTCCGACTCTGGCTTCTCTGAGAATCGCTGCTTTTGAGGAAGGAGGAAAGTTTATTGGTCATAGGATTATTCCTGTGACGGCGATTAGACCaggtcatttcatttattttatctttttatctctatctttctgtctgtcactaTCTGTTAATGAAGCACCAATGCTGGAATTCTAGGTTGATACCGATGTTCAAAATAACAATTTTGTCAACATTGAtgctcatgttttctttgtttgctttatttttgttcttctgTCTCCCAGctggattaggtcaattggtcactctaaattaaccataggtgtgaatgtgagagtgaatggttgtttgtctctatgtgtggcccctGGGGTTTGTATCTTTTTAGGGCCCAAATGTGCCAGGGCCAACAGCTCTTGACATTTGGCATGGAGGTTGGGTCAGcgaaaaatgtggcaaaaatagTAGCATAGGTGCACAAACCTGTTCATAGCGCCCCCAGAAGTCGGGTCATGGTCAGATTAAAGTTGTCAGATTGGGACGAAATTTggtgagactgttactccaaAGTTTCTTGAGGAATTTTTTGGGGGAAGTTGTGGCCAAAATTGCGTTAAATGCTAAATTTgagattttttcttttgtgtccaAGTCGCACATATTTGTTCCGATTCTAACAAAACTTGGCACACTTGTTGCTCTCATGATTGCAAACAAATGTCTAATGTATTTCtattagctccgcccacccagaagtcAGCAATTTTGGAAAAACAGCTTGTACGGCTATGCATTTGAACAAACTCGTCCTAGCACATTTGAGCTAGCTGTGTCAAACTCGTTCCATATGTTCCAGACAAGTTAATGATTCAAAGTTGACAAAGGATTTTTTCTACGTCAAAGGGTGTGGCCTCAGGTGTCTCAGGTGTGGCCTCAGGTGTGGCCTCAGCGCTCCAACAAAGTTGAGGTTATAATGGCaggaaaactactttaaaattaCACTTTTTGAAAACAGAAGGACATGAAATTTCTCACAGTCATCGAATATGAGGCGTCattctatatttatttgttttttaattatttggttTCATATTGAACGGAGGGATTGTGGCTCATTAACCTGCTGGATCTGAGGTGTCATGAGCTGGATCAGTTCCCTGCCCTTCTTGCAAGTGACCGGAGTTCAATACCCAGTTAGAACAAGTACTGTTCTGTTCTCTGTCCGAtcacatgcaatatggggaacAGGCAAGTTGTACACTCTTATCtcattttgaacaaatattgGACACTTTTTAAAGGGCGTGTGAGATtgaatgcttgttttttttgtctctctgtgacgCATTTCCACAAAACTTGACACAAATGAATTCATGGAATTTGACACAAATGTCCctgaatgaaaataaagcaaGACAACCGTTGAGTGAGGGAGACAGTGAGGTCAGGGTACTGCTGCGCTCTCCGAGTTGTGTGGGGCGAGGGCCCTTTCATGACTGTGAGTTCTACGAGAGGTCCTAGTTTTAATTGTTCCTGGACTGGGATTGGAATGAATTCAGTCAATACAAAGGTagaaattaacacatttatgcacaaatgttgcttaatatttatttgatacacaaactttaaatatttattttcctttaatgtGGATAGAAACCCACTGAAGTATCTGTTACATTATTCACGGACTGAAAGTCTTTCCTACTAGCCTGTCGACTTCCTCTCTCCCACTGAGTTCAAAAACCCTTTTAAAACGGTGTGCAGATAACCGTCAGTCAGTCATTTATCAGTGACGTCTAATCACTGGATGACTAAGGTTTGATGTGAACTGTTTCTGTCTGACTTTTTGTCCTGAAATATTTCCATGTTCAGCCTGAATAATCCAAACGAAAGTCAAATCTGACCGCGTGTTGATAAATCTTTCATTCAGGTTATCGTTACATCGGCTTGAGGAATGAGAAGAATCAGTCTTTGGTTTTACCGGCTGTGTTTGTCTACATCGAGGTCAAAGACTACGTCCCGGACACATTTGCaggtaaaaatgtaaactattATTTTTAAGATGATTTCAGTaacaaactacacacacaaacttttttttctacaactGCAGAGTTGTTGGCTAATTTCTATAAACATTGTACataaattaaaatgcatttcagACTAGAAACTAGAAAAAAACCCTGAGTGCTTCTGGCCCAAATCCTACAAATTCACGTTCAGAAAGTGTTTATAGAGAATAAAAACTGCACTTAGGCCAGCAACTTAAGGCACACGTTCAATTTTGTTGAGATTGTTTGCAACTATtaactttattgttattaactctttaacacctgagcctcaaaatgtccatctggactttttctttgcttattttaactataaaagggccagaaaatgtcagtttttgcCCATTTATTTACAGCAAAAGGTTTTATatagaaaaaacactgtagttgtacatgaaacCAGATTTTGCATGAACAGgataaaagatatttaaaataacatttgttcgagtctctcaatgtccaaaaacaggacaaaaaaatgactgtatttatAGGTCTCTGGTAACtaagcttcctgcaacagcgtgagtggCGAGttattaccgtaataaccacacgttggctctgacgtgcaacttctcagctttttttCTGCAATTTTTTGCAATTCTTTTCTGCAAAGTTAAATTACAGTAacgcaaagtgtgcttgtgcaaacgAGTCATCTGCGATACGCTCAGTGTTGAAGCAGCATAgaatttaatttccttttgGATTGAAAAAGCTTGGATTTACCACTGATATccattataaaatgttttttttgtgtgtgattgcaGACTGTCTGGAGACATTTCCTTAAATCCATTAgggaaaaatgcaaaacaaaaaaaaagaaacagttttaGCTGGGATTGGAATTgaggtttaaatataaactaaatGAATATGGATtgatttattatattatgagaAATGACAAATATGTGATAGAATAAATAACTGTTGGCCATGGAAAGGAAAATGAACATGTTCACAGATTAGAAACACAACTAATCACTTTGTATTCATGTCCTCTATATTTCTTCTCCAGATGTGATAGAGGCTCTGTCCAACCCCATTCGATATGTCAACCTCCTGGAGCAGAGGTCGAAACAGCTGGCAGCTCTGACACTGGAGGACGGggaggaggacacacagacTGAGGTCAGTCCACTTTCTACTGTGTCTTAGATCTGTGTTGAAAAAGAAACTGGGGTGATCATTCTCGTTATTCTTCAGGACGAAGTTGAAACCTGTGCGGAGCGTAAGACTGATCTGAAATCGGCACCACTGGAAAATGGACTCAGTCCCGCCGCCGGTCCTGCAGGACACACGCCGCCTGTCATGACGCCAAAAGCTTCCTCAGCCAATCAGCAAGCAGCTGTTTCAGGTAGTATTTACAGACAAGGAATGGCACGAATCTGGATCTCACTTTCTCAGGCCTAAGTCTACATTCACACTACCAGCCAGGTCGTTCAAATTAGAGTCAGTAGcgattcattaaaaaaaatcagatttaggatcaactagctcctttttattccaccctgtgttgtgttctatttacatttttagtttatttcaaagttaaaacagggtttttactttttgactttagacttttccttttccttccactctgtgttgtgttttattgctgtcTTTGCTTGTTTAAGAAtgttttaattttccttttattgtgaagcactgcTCTTCAATTCTGTTTCAGGTCACTTTCATATGTGGTCAGTGTGAAcagcaatttattttatttctttccagCTCTGATTTGGACCAGATATGACAGTAGTAACCAAAAACAGAACTGAAAAGGCTCAATTCCATTTGAAGGCAAAAAATAACGAGTCACACATGAGCCATGAATATCACACTTGATGCTCATTTAAAGGTTTTGTCTTAATCATGACAttacatgttgttttaatgCTGATGGTGTTTTTCCCTTCTCTATTTTAGATGTGGCCAAACCAGCAGCAAGGAGTGAAGACTTGGTTTTAAGTGTTTTGATAGGTCAGTAAAACCATTACCATAATGTTCAATGTGACTTGggttttcttcttgtgtgtCAGGATACTTTTATGGTGAATATAATTACCGTAAAACATGGCTCTTAATAActaaaaagtgcaaaaaagtgTCTCTGGTTAATTGATGATGGaaattttacaacatttatatacatatttatataattacagATCCACATCTGCTTTCCCTTTGTTCCAGGAACATTTAGCAGCTGAAATGTTTGTGAAGTTTGTcaagaaaatgatgaaatacaaaataatgcaGAAtaagtgacataaataaataaataataaatcccCCAGTTACcgaagcaacaaaaaaacacagcgttTTAATTCATTCTGAtctgtgtgctgtttttttccacagatgTCCCAGTGAGCACCATGGACAGTCTGCAGCAGTCCAAGATTTACCAGAAGGACCAGAGACGTCATTTTAAAGAGCTGAGGGAGCTGGTGAGACGACATCAGAAGAAAACCTCTGAGCTTCTGCGAGAGCTCAACAACAAGTACAAGAAAACAGCCAGGCAGTGCAGCAAGAGTCGGTATGCACGTGTGATGAGTTGACAGGAAACACATCGGGTCACTGGGACTGATTCTGATATAAAAGtcgtgtgtgtatctgtgctcATCAGGGGCTCGGGTTCGGATTGTGAGAAAGACGAACgcctgcagcagctgagagacgagcagcagcagcagcttctggcTCTGAGGCAGGAACAGTACTACAGTCAGAAGTATCTGCAGAGGGAACATATCAAAATGGTAAAGTCTTGACCGGCTCATTTCAAACTCTCTCTGTTGGCAGCAGTTTTGTCTTAAAAATAACATCCTTAAAAGAGACAGAGTAAATGTCGCTGAATAAAGGACACAATAATGTAATCTGGCTTTATCCTGAGTTGTTAGGTTTGTGAGTTGCTAATTAAAAGAGGGCCAAATTATAAGTttttcatctattttcctccaaatgagAACATAACTTACATGTTCTATTAAAGAAGACAAATTAGACCATTAACTCACTTAGTGACATTGTAAATCAAGTTAGAGGAAGGCTTGTTTTCCCATAGAGTTCCATTCAAACAGTTATTTttgtcgcccccttgtggctattcTAAGTTGGCTTTAGGTAGAAAACAGAACGacatccattaaaaaaaaaaaaaagtctatccTAAATGACAAAAGACTCCAGTTTCATCTAAAatcaaacatcaacaaaacaatTGATGAGAAAATTAAATCTGGAAAATTTCCTTTTAAATcagtaggttttttttctctgctgatgACCTGGTGTTGGAAAAAAGAGCAGAATCTGTTTTagagcttttctttttcatgaaaACTGATTCAGCTGACATATAACAAATGAACATTAAgcaattaataataaaaatgtatattataacaataataataatgataatgataacaatcattataataatacaaagtTTCAAATATAGACTTCTGTAGAAATGTTGATACACTGTGTGTCTGCTTCATGGTACAAATCAATCTGCTGTGAGACGCTGGGTAGTTTTTAATgcaattttactttatttttttaaactttatatCAACAAGACAATACAATCATGACCAGTGTCACAAAGCGGATGGCAGTTTTTGTCACACCACATCTGAACATGGCAGTACAATTTTATAATTACTGTGATACTTTCTACTAAGTACGTCATTCATAGAAGTTCTGGTGACAATGTAAAAGCTCGCATTGGTTTCAAAGCTATTTCTATGTGAATAAATCACATGCTAAGGCCATTACACTCTGCACCTAAAACACATCAGGTCTATTTAAGTTTACAGAACTCTGCTGTGCGTCCAGAATAACTCAGGTAAACTCCAGCATAGAGAGGCTGAGTGAATGTGGTCTGAACTATGTGGAGGAGAGTCATGGTGGTGTCAGAGacgctgtagaaggacagagtACCTGCACTGTGATCCAGGTACACTCCCACTCTGGAGCACACAGGAGCTGAGACCTCAATGGCTAAACTGTCGTGAAAAAATTTACAGGTATCGTAAAAATCTAAAGACCAAGATTTGTTATTGCATCCAAATCTACACTTTTTTGAGGTCCCTGCTCTGCGGATATCCTTGTATGTGACTGCTATATTAActtctccttttccttctccttctccttctcctctcgtccactccacctcccagtaacaaCGTCCAGTGAGACTCTCTCTACTCAGCAACTGACTCCAATGATTGAATCTGTCTGGGTGATCAGCGTAAGACAGCGGTTCACTCATGCGAGTGACTTTTCTGTTGTCCTCAGCTAACAACAGATCATAATTTACAGTGTTTGGATCCATTGTGATTTCCTTTGAATATTGTAAGAATCCAGCTCTGGTCTTGGGCTCTGACGGTGACAATAAAACATCATCTGGAGTCACTGTCGGTGAAATGTTTCTCAATGTCTCGGTCAGAACATCCTGTATTTGAGGTCTAACCCGTGACACGGCTGCTGTCACCTCCTCAAAGTATCTCAGAAGACAGACGTCGATGCTGAATGATTGCTTAGACGGACTGAGTGTTGACAGTGAGGAGTAGCTGAGTAGAAACTGGTTGTGATCCTGTGTATTTAACAGCTGCTTCAGTGCAGCATGTTTGCTCTTCAGCACAGtgatctcctgctgcagcttctcctgAAGATCTTTGACTCGACTCACTTCACTCTCCTGCTGTGATCTGATCTGCTGCATCAACTCAGAGCTTTCTTTCTCCAGGACGCGGATCAGCTCAGTGAAGACCTTCTCACTGTCCTCCACTGCTCTATCAGCAGAGCGATTGACAGACTCCACTTCCTGTTCTAGCTTCttctcatcttcctctctgtcctcgaGTGTTTGCTCAAGCTCTTCTAGACTCACCTCcacctctttctgtctctccatccTTTCTGCCGTGGCTGTGACTGTGTCATGGCCTTTATGTTGatccacagagcagagatagCAGATGCACTGCTGATCGGTGCGGCagaacatcttcatcacctcaTCGTGTCGAGAGCAGATGTTCTCCTGGAGCTTCATCGAGGGGTCCACCagcttgtgttttttaaatgttgctgaATCATAATGAGGCTGGAGGTGTTTCTCACAGTAAGAAGCCAGACAAAGCAAACAGGACTTGAAAGCTTTCAGTTTCCTCCCGGTGCagacatcacaggccacatcttcAGGCCCAGCAAAGCAGTGATCAGGAGGAGCAGCTTGTAGTCCAGTCTTCTTCAGGTCCTCCACGAGCACTGCTAACATGGTGTTTTTCATCAGGAGAG is part of the Solea senegalensis isolate Sse05_10M linkage group LG15, IFAPA_SoseM_1, whole genome shotgun sequence genome and harbors:
- the LOC122781696 gene encoding tripartite motif-containing protein 16-like, whose protein sequence is MAQKGVQLERETVCCSICLDLPKDPVSIPCGHSYCMGCIQNHWDTEEEKKVYQCPDCRHTFEPRPLLMKNTMLAVLVEDLKKTGLQAAPPDHCFAGPEDVACDVCTGRKLKAFKSCLLCLASYCEKHLQPHYDSATFKKHKLVDPSMKLQENICSRHDEVMKMFCRTDQQCICYLCSVDQHKGHDTVTATAERMERQKEVEVSLEELEQTLEDREEDEKKLEQEVESVNRSADRAVEDSEKVFTELIRVLEKESSELMQQIRSQQESEVSRVKDLQEKLQQEITVLKSKHAALKQLLNTQDHNQFLLSYSSLSTLSPSKQSFSIDVCLLRYFEEVTAAVSRVRPQIQDVLTETLRNISPTVTPDDVLLSPSEPKTRAGFLQYSKEITMDPNTVNYDLLLAEDNRKVTRMSEPLSYADHPDRFNHWSQLLSRESLTGRCYWEVEWTRGEGEGEGKGEVNIAVTYKDIRRAGTSKKCRFGCNNKSWSLDFYDTCKFFHDSLAIEVSAPVCSRVGVYLDHSAGTLSFYSVSDTTMTLLHIVQTTFTQPLYAGVYLSYSGRTAEFCKLK